One Mercurialis annua linkage group LG3, ddMerAnnu1.2, whole genome shotgun sequence DNA window includes the following coding sequences:
- the LOC126672629 gene encoding uncharacterized protein LOC126672629: protein MFQVYQKLKDLRKELRPLNRRVFSDITSKVNNAKSLLEKLQSNLIKDPFNEHLHEEERAVSIHLFKLMSREESILRQKSRANWIKLGDLNSKFFHKSLLQRQARKKINIIKDEIIRHFEAFIGTRSNNWNHVDSLLLMEGIVLDDSDRAELAKEVSPKEVKAVIFSINEDKTPGPDGYTSAFSRKPEVLMLRQANSAVITLIPKVNCPESIGDYGPIACVICIVDNILLANKVVRNYHRGKGNSCAIKVDIQKAYNFLEWDFIEEVLIGGEGLRQGDHVSPLLFVLCMEYFSRLMKRNTKAGSGFSLHKSCKSINLNHLCFVDGMFIFSNGDSKSIQIVKDSLITFSKVSSLSPNHQKSTILFNGVSLHVKNEILRIIGFQEGCFPVKYLGLPLITTRLTKDHCESLIQRITSRVNSWSSKSLSYVGRLQLINSVLLSMQVYWC from the exons ATGTTTCAGGTTTATCAGAAGCTAAAAGATCTAAGGAAAGAGTTGAGACCTCTAAATAGAAGAGTGTTTAGTGATATCACTTCTAAAGTAAAtaatgccaaaagtttacttGAGAAGTTgcaatcaaatttaattaaagatCCCTTTAATGAACATCTGCATGAAGAGGAGAGAGCAGTCAGTATTCATCTCTTTAAGTTGATGTCTAGGGAAGAAAGCATTTTGAGACAAAAATCCAGAGCCAATTGGATTAAGTTGGGGGATCTTAATTCCAAATTCTTTCATAAGAGTTTGCTGCAAAGACAGGCTAGGAAAAAGATCAATAT aataaaggatgaaattATCAGGCATTTTGAGGCTTTCATTGGTACAAGATCTAATAATTGGAACCATGTTGATTCATTGTTACTTATGGAGGGTATAGTTCTTGATGATTCAGATAGAGCTGAGCTTGCTAAAGAGGTTTCCCCAAAAGAAGTTAAAGCTGTTATTTTCTCCATTAATGAAGATAAGACTCCTGGGCCTGATGGATACACCAGTGCGTTTTCAAGAAAGCCCGAAGTACT TATGCTCAGACAAGCTAATTCTGCAGTCATCACTTTAATCCCTAAAGTGAATTGCCCCGAGTCTATTGGGGATTATGGACCAATAGCTTGTGTTAT ATGCATTGTGGACAATATCCTTCTAGCTAATAAAGTGGTGAGAAATTATCATAGAGGGAAAGGCAATAGCTGTGCAATAAAAGTTGATATTCAGAAAGCTTATAACTTTTTGGAGTGGGATTTTATAGAAGAAGTCCTGATAG GTGGAGAAGGCCTTAGACAAGGTGATCATGTTTCTCCCTTACTGTTTGTTTTGTGCATGGAATATTTTTCCAGGTTAATGAAGAGGAATACTAAAGCAGGTTCTGGATTTAGCTTACACAAGAGCTGCAAGTCCATCAATTTAAATCACCTGTGTTTTGTTGACGGTATGTTCATCTTCAGCAATGGAGATAGCAAGTCAATCCAAATTGTTAAAGACTCCCTCATCACCTTCTCAAAAGTCTCTAGCTTATCCCCAAATCATCAGAAGAGTACAATCTTGTTTAATGGTGTATCTCTGCATGTAAAGAATGAAATTCTGAGAATTATTGGGTTTCAAGAGGGTTGCTTCCCAGTTAAATACTTGGGGCTGCCTTTGATCACCACTAGACTTACTAAGGATCACTGTGAGAGCCTTATTCAGAGGATTACAAGCAGAGTGAACTCCTGGTCTTCCAAAAGCCTTTCCTATGTTGGGAGACTCCAGCTCATCAATTCAGTCCTGCTGAGCATGCAAGTGTACTGGTGTTGA